A portion of the Acidisarcina polymorpha genome contains these proteins:
- a CDS encoding acyl-CoA dehydrogenase family protein codes for MAFKFKGVDFLSFDSLLSEDELLTRETAREFIEDNLIPIIEQCNRDGRFPRELIKPMGELGFFGATIEGYGCAGLSNVEYGLVTQELERGDSGVRSFVSVQSALVMYPINAFGSDEQKNYWLPQLATGEKLGCFGLTEPDFGSNPGGMRTRARKVGDEYVLNGEKMWITSGSIADVAVIWAKVEEEATGEDGAKDAQVRGFLVETDRPGFSAYDVHGKWSLRASITSGLSLQDVHIPASNLLPYTGGLKSPLMCLNQARYGISWGAIGAAMACYDTALQYSLLRKQFRDEPIASHQLVQEKLTWMISEISKAQLLALHVGRLKDQGKVGHQHISLAKRNNVWMALECARMARDILGGNGITDDYPIMRHMMNLESVKTYEGTHDIHALIIGQSITGVPAY; via the coding sequence ATGGCATTCAAGTTCAAAGGCGTCGACTTCCTCAGCTTCGACAGCCTGCTTAGCGAAGACGAATTGCTCACTCGCGAGACGGCGCGCGAGTTCATTGAAGACAATCTCATCCCGATCATCGAACAATGTAACCGGGACGGCCGCTTTCCCCGGGAACTGATCAAGCCCATGGGAGAACTGGGCTTCTTCGGCGCGACCATTGAAGGCTATGGCTGCGCCGGTCTTTCAAACGTCGAATACGGCCTGGTGACTCAGGAGCTTGAACGCGGTGATTCGGGAGTGCGCAGCTTTGTCAGCGTGCAATCGGCGCTGGTCATGTATCCCATCAACGCCTTCGGCTCCGATGAACAGAAGAATTATTGGCTGCCACAACTCGCGACCGGTGAAAAATTAGGCTGCTTCGGTCTGACTGAGCCTGATTTTGGTTCGAATCCTGGAGGCATGCGCACCCGCGCCCGCAAGGTCGGGGATGAGTACGTGCTCAACGGCGAAAAGATGTGGATCACCTCCGGCTCGATCGCCGACGTGGCGGTGATCTGGGCAAAGGTGGAAGAAGAGGCGACGGGCGAAGACGGCGCCAAGGACGCCCAGGTGCGAGGCTTCCTGGTGGAAACCGATCGCCCCGGCTTCTCTGCTTATGACGTTCATGGGAAGTGGTCGCTGCGGGCATCCATTACCTCGGGGTTGTCCCTGCAGGATGTTCATATCCCCGCATCGAACCTGCTGCCTTACACCGGTGGCTTGAAGTCGCCGCTGATGTGCCTCAACCAGGCGCGCTATGGGATCTCGTGGGGAGCGATTGGCGCGGCGATGGCATGCTACGACACCGCGCTCCAATATTCCCTGCTACGCAAGCAATTCCGCGACGAGCCAATCGCCAGCCATCAACTGGTGCAGGAGAAGCTGACCTGGATGATCTCCGAGATCAGCAAGGCGCAATTGCTTGCCTTGCATGTTGGCCGGCTCAAGGACCAGGGCAAGGTGGGTCATCAACACATCTCGCTAGCCAAGCGGAACAACGTCTGGATGGCGCTCGAATGCGCCCGCATGGCGCGTGATATTCTCGGCGGCAACGGCATCACCGACGACTACCCAATCATGCGTCACATGATGAATCTCGAGTCGGTGAAGACCTATGAAGGTACCCACGATATTCACGCGCTCATCATCGGGCAAAGTATCACCGGAGTTCCGGCATACTAA
- a CDS encoding ABC transporter ATP-binding protein, producing MATAELTRPAAPSEDPKQPVVVFENVSISFDRNEVLRDISFKVMPGESRIVLGPAGCGKSVLLKLANGLLRPDSGRIFVFGNEIDVMPEEELFKLRDRIGMVFQEGALFDSMTVRDNVAYRLIEEHASAEDINRRVLEVLRFVELEHTIDKYPSELSGGMRRRVAIARAIVSKPDLLLYDSPTGGLDPITSTTIIELVVKQRDVSHTSSLLVTHRLQDAFTMATHYFDQQQNKMVPLPDGQLDPQTSFLMLHDRKLVFDGTTEELVHSTDPFIKDYLE from the coding sequence ATGGCCACCGCTGAGCTAACTCGACCCGCCGCTCCTTCGGAGGACCCGAAGCAGCCGGTCGTCGTCTTTGAGAACGTATCGATCAGCTTCGATCGGAACGAAGTTCTGCGCGATATCTCCTTCAAAGTGATGCCGGGCGAGTCGCGGATCGTTCTCGGCCCAGCCGGTTGCGGGAAGAGCGTTCTGCTGAAACTGGCCAATGGGCTGCTTCGTCCCGATAGCGGACGCATCTTTGTCTTCGGCAATGAAATTGACGTGATGCCGGAAGAAGAGCTCTTCAAACTTCGCGATCGCATCGGAATGGTCTTTCAGGAGGGAGCTCTCTTCGATTCCATGACGGTTCGCGACAACGTCGCCTACCGTCTGATTGAGGAGCATGCCTCGGCGGAAGACATCAACCGTCGCGTTCTCGAAGTGCTGCGTTTCGTGGAACTCGAGCACACCATCGACAAGTATCCTTCAGAACTCTCCGGCGGCATGCGACGGCGCGTCGCGATTGCCAGGGCGATCGTCAGCAAGCCCGACCTGCTGCTCTACGACTCGCCGACCGGCGGCCTTGATCCGATTACCTCGACCACGATTATCGAGCTCGTGGTGAAGCAGCGTGATGTCTCCCACACCAGTTCTCTGCTGGTGACCCACCGGCTGCAGGACGCCTTCACTATGGCGACCCACTACTTTGACCAGCAGCAGAACAAGATGGTCCCCTTGCCCGATGGCCAACTCGACCCGCAGACCAGTTTCCTCATGCTCCACGACCGCAAGCTGGTCTTCGACGGAACAACCGAAGAACTGGTGCATTCGACCGACCCATTCATCAAAGATTATCTGGAATAG
- a CDS encoding MlaE family ABC transporter permease encodes MPANRLDEVAKQSVLSVQNYATLSARALGTFLNRPRYLADFITQADSIGVGSLPIVLLTGFFTGGVLALQSASTLAQFGAAAITGQLVSFSMIKELGPVLTSLMVSGRNASGMASELGSMRVTEQLDAMRALGTDPVRKLVGPRIVATVVVLFFLTIISDAVGTLGGAAVSIFMLGQDGSQYFHTAYQSLRYADILQGLVKPIFFGFIIATIGCFYGMNTKGGTQGVGRSTTQAVVVSSVLIIASDFVISRFMIGIFGR; translated from the coding sequence ATGCCTGCAAATAGACTCGACGAAGTCGCCAAACAATCGGTCCTGTCTGTCCAGAACTATGCGACCCTGTCGGCCCGTGCGCTAGGCACGTTCCTCAATCGGCCGCGCTACCTGGCCGACTTCATTACCCAGGCCGACAGTATTGGCGTGGGCTCGCTGCCCATCGTGCTGCTTACCGGTTTCTTCACCGGGGGAGTGCTGGCTCTGCAATCCGCCTCCACCCTTGCGCAGTTCGGAGCGGCCGCAATCACCGGCCAGCTGGTCAGCTTCTCCATGATTAAAGAGTTGGGACCGGTGTTGACCAGCCTCATGGTCTCCGGACGGAATGCATCCGGAATGGCTTCGGAGCTCGGCTCCATGCGAGTCACCGAGCAACTGGACGCGATGCGCGCCCTGGGCACCGACCCGGTACGCAAGCTGGTCGGTCCGCGCATCGTGGCCACAGTCGTTGTCCTCTTCTTCCTGACCATCATTTCCGATGCGGTCGGTACCCTCGGCGGGGCCGCGGTCTCGATCTTCATGCTGGGCCAGGATGGCTCGCAGTATTTTCATACCGCCTACCAGTCGTTGCGTTACGCCGACATCCTGCAGGGTTTGGTTAAGCCGATATTCTTTGGTTTCATCATCGCGACCATCGGGTGTTTCTATGGAATGAATACCAAGGGAGGCACGCAAGGCGTGGGACGCTCGACGACCCAAGCCGTGGTGGTCTCATCGGTGCTCATCATCGCTTCGGATTTCGTAATCAGCCGGTTCATGATCGGCATCTTTGGGCGCTAG
- a CDS encoding lectin-like domain-containing protein, with the protein MKIVSRSSVCHVQKSTKSFHQFVGPCLALLALFLWQESFARAQVNVLTQHNDISRSGQNLNETILTPNNVNATLFGKLFSQPVNGQVRAQPLFVSRLAIPNKGTHNVVYVATANDYVYAFDADNNGGGNARPLWSVSLLTNTTPAGTYTSEFGVIGTPSINLTTKTIYLVSSEARGSTFLFRLHALDLSTGAEKFGGPVPIEGTIEGTGNGSTGGKLTFDPGSQYQRAGLLLLNGVVYISFCSQNDAGTWHGWIFSYNEQDLNQINIFSTTRNGTGGGIWMSGAGLAAEVNAPDKPFGRMFLATGNGSFTATKPYSNSMGYSMSVLNLDLSNGVMTVKDEFTPHDWSVREAQDGDVGSGAPILLPNQTTASGKTFSPLVQMGKSGTMYLLDRNQLGGFDANSDQIVQEIQTPEFGPNKWGTGIWGAPAYWNGNLYFGGAQYDPVGSRVGASLAAYSIVKGRISTAATSQSAELFSFPGPTPSVSANGKNDGIVWVLKTDTYTTGGNEVLFAYNANDLADLLYSSNTHASRDNAGPAEKFVVPTVANGKVFVGASDQVSVYGLLNDTPTAPPPIFVPDSKTFHGSLSVAIEDSIANSTIFYTTDGTTPTTSSTVYRGAFTINSNETITAIASAADYLQSAPSSATYTDSADTANPVFSLSSGAYTGTQSLKITDSTKGARIYYTIDGSTPTTSSNLYSQPLSVSVSASVRAFAVAPGLNASPVVLATYTIEPPYTFNYNQGFSGSQSTIQYNGTAGLDDFRLQLTDGGQNEAGSVFYKKKVNIQSFTTAFTFQLSNPLGDGFTFSIQNESATARGSDGGGLGYQGMGKSLAIKFDLFSNAGEGPDSTGLYLNGATPTLPAINLSGTGINLHSGDYIDAYITYDGTDLTMTLTDQVTLASWSHAFAVNIPSVVGGDTAYVGFTGGTGGSSSSQKLTAWTYLTGPLTLPNYAAGFDPANLTLNRAKLSGAALELTNGYPNETASAYFSKPVNITAFTVDFEFEVSKGSVPPFGDGATFVIQNSELVARGGTGGGLGYSGIPKSLAIKLDLYSNAGEGSDSTGLYTGGATPTVPTVNLTPSRVVLSSGHPIHAHITYNGTTLTWTLRDMTSGAKFTSSPQKINIPETVDGNTAYVGFTAASGGATAVQKILNWTVTNP; encoded by the coding sequence ATGAAAATCGTATCGCGGAGTAGTGTCTGTCACGTCCAAAAATCGACGAAGTCATTCCACCAGTTTGTTGGCCCGTGCTTGGCGTTGCTCGCACTTTTCCTCTGGCAGGAAAGCTTCGCTCGAGCGCAAGTCAATGTGTTAACCCAGCACAATGACATCTCAAGATCGGGACAGAATCTCAATGAGACGATCCTTACTCCCAACAACGTGAATGCCACTCTTTTCGGCAAGCTCTTTTCCCAGCCGGTGAATGGCCAAGTTCGCGCGCAACCACTCTTTGTCTCCCGATTGGCGATTCCTAATAAAGGCACTCATAACGTCGTCTACGTTGCGACTGCGAACGACTACGTCTATGCCTTCGATGCCGACAATAATGGCGGAGGGAATGCGAGACCTCTATGGAGTGTGTCGCTGTTGACGAACACCACTCCAGCGGGTACTTATACGTCTGAGTTCGGTGTCATTGGCACGCCCTCCATCAACCTTACGACCAAGACCATCTACCTCGTAAGCTCTGAAGCCAGAGGCAGCACTTTTCTCTTCCGCCTGCATGCGCTCGACCTTTCGACGGGAGCGGAGAAATTTGGCGGTCCCGTCCCGATCGAGGGAACGATCGAGGGGACGGGCAATGGGAGCACGGGAGGGAAATTAACCTTCGATCCTGGATCGCAGTATCAGAGGGCTGGCCTGTTGCTTCTTAACGGAGTGGTTTACATAAGCTTCTGCTCCCAGAACGATGCGGGCACCTGGCACGGCTGGATTTTTTCCTACAATGAACAGGACCTGAACCAAATCAATATCTTCTCGACGACCCGCAATGGTACCGGAGGGGGTATATGGATGAGCGGCGCTGGCCTGGCGGCCGAAGTCAACGCCCCGGACAAGCCATTTGGAAGGATGTTCCTTGCGACCGGCAACGGTAGTTTTACAGCGACCAAGCCCTACTCGAACTCCATGGGCTACTCCATGAGCGTCCTGAATCTCGATCTCAGCAATGGCGTGATGACGGTGAAGGACGAGTTCACGCCGCACGATTGGTCGGTCCGCGAAGCCCAGGACGGCGATGTCGGCTCGGGCGCCCCGATCCTACTGCCCAACCAAACAACCGCTTCGGGAAAGACCTTCAGCCCACTCGTCCAGATGGGCAAGTCGGGCACGATGTACCTTCTGGATCGAAACCAGTTGGGCGGATTCGACGCAAACTCTGATCAGATCGTTCAGGAGATTCAAACTCCCGAGTTCGGTCCGAACAAATGGGGTACCGGCATTTGGGGTGCGCCTGCGTACTGGAATGGCAACCTCTATTTCGGAGGAGCCCAGTATGATCCGGTCGGTTCGCGGGTGGGTGCGAGCCTTGCCGCTTATTCCATCGTGAAGGGACGGATTTCGACCGCTGCCACCAGTCAGAGTGCCGAGTTGTTTTCCTTTCCTGGGCCGACGCCCTCGGTCTCCGCCAACGGCAAGAACGATGGCATTGTGTGGGTGCTGAAGACAGATACGTATACCACCGGCGGGAATGAGGTCTTATTTGCCTACAACGCAAACGATCTTGCCGACCTGCTTTATTCGTCCAACACCCATGCGAGCCGGGACAATGCGGGGCCAGCCGAAAAATTCGTCGTGCCGACGGTCGCCAATGGAAAAGTCTTTGTTGGGGCATCCGATCAGGTCAGCGTTTATGGGTTGTTAAACGATACGCCTACGGCTCCTCCACCCATATTCGTTCCGGACTCAAAGACCTTCCACGGTTCACTTTCGGTTGCCATCGAAGACTCGATCGCCAACTCGACGATCTTCTACACCACCGATGGGACCACGCCGACTACTTCGTCGACGGTTTACCGCGGCGCGTTCACGATCAACTCCAATGAGACCATCACCGCCATCGCGAGTGCTGCTGACTACCTCCAGAGCGCACCGTCCAGTGCGACCTACACCGATTCGGCTGATACCGCCAACCCGGTCTTTTCGTTGTCCTCGGGCGCTTATACCGGCACCCAGAGCTTGAAGATCACCGATAGCACGAAGGGCGCAAGGATCTACTACACCATCGATGGGTCGACTCCCACGACCTCCTCTAACCTTTACTCCCAGCCTTTGAGTGTCTCGGTCTCTGCGAGCGTCCGCGCCTTCGCAGTGGCGCCGGGTCTGAATGCAAGCCCCGTCGTGCTCGCGACCTACACGATCGAACCCCCGTATACGTTCAACTACAACCAGGGATTTAGCGGGAGCCAAAGTACGATTCAGTACAACGGCACCGCCGGGCTCGATGATTTTCGGCTGCAGTTGACTGATGGCGGACAAAACGAGGCGGGGAGCGTCTTTTACAAAAAGAAGGTGAATATTCAGTCCTTCACCACTGCCTTTACCTTCCAGCTCTCAAATCCCCTTGGCGATGGCTTCACCTTTTCTATTCAGAATGAGAGTGCGACCGCGCGCGGCAGCGACGGAGGAGGACTAGGGTACCAGGGCATGGGGAAAAGTCTGGCAATTAAGTTTGATTTGTTCAGCAATGCCGGGGAAGGCCCGGACTCCACAGGCCTCTACCTGAACGGTGCAACACCTACCTTGCCAGCTATTAACCTCAGCGGCACCGGAATCAATCTCCATAGCGGCGACTACATTGATGCCTACATCACCTACGATGGCACCGACCTGACGATGACGCTTACCGACCAAGTGACGCTGGCCTCCTGGTCGCATGCGTTTGCGGTGAATATTCCTTCTGTGGTCGGAGGCGACACTGCCTATGTCGGATTCACCGGCGGGACCGGCGGTTCGTCTTCCAGTCAAAAGCTGACTGCGTGGACCTATCTCACCGGGCCGCTCACTCTGCCCAATTATGCTGCCGGCTTCGACCCGGCAAATCTGACCCTAAATCGGGCAAAGCTCTCGGGAGCAGCTTTGGAGCTAACCAATGGCTATCCGAATGAAACCGCCAGCGCCTATTTCTCGAAGCCGGTGAATATCACTGCCTTCACCGTCGATTTTGAGTTTGAAGTCAGCAAGGGATCCGTACCGCCGTTTGGCGATGGCGCCACTTTTGTCATCCAGAACTCTGAGCTGGTGGCGCGCGGCGGCACCGGCGGCGGACTTGGGTACAGTGGCATTCCCAAGAGCCTCGCGATCAAGCTCGACCTGTATAGCAATGCGGGAGAAGGAAGCGACTCCACCGGCCTTTACACGGGTGGGGCCACCCCTACGGTCCCCACGGTGAATCTCACCCCAAGCCGTGTCGTGCTGAGCAGTGGACATCCCATCCACGCGCACATCACCTACAACGGAACCACGCTTACCTGGACGCTTCGGGACATGACCTCCGGGGCGAAGTTTACCAGTAGCCCTCAGAAGATCAACATTCCTGAAACCGTGGATGGGAACACTGCCTACGTTGGATTCACGGCTGCCTCCGGGGGGGCTACCGCCGTGCAGAAAATCTTGAATTGGACGGTGACCAACCCCTAA
- a CDS encoding sigma-54-dependent transcriptional regulator: MPEATLTVPDINNGPQDELKNGSGSSAAGGSTAQRILIIDDEAGIRESLETLLGLEGYTVDTANDGEAGLNTIGQRSYDLVLLDLALPGQNGIEILGHIRERYPDLPVIMITAYGTVNNVVDAIRAGAQNFVQKPWDNEKLLADIRAAIARYRAEEENIQLKRALKQRYNFENIVGKSESMRTIFDLVAQVAPSRSTILILGESGTGKELIAKAIHANSPRRDKNFVPVNTGSMPTDLLESTLFGHVKGAFTSAIAAKKGYFEIANGGTLFLDEIGNMSMDTQAKILRVIQDKRFMHLGGVHEIQVDVRIIAATNVDLRQAVRDGKFREDLYYRLNVISIDLPPLRARREDIPLLAAHFLKRFSEENELPLRTLAPDAIRALLDYDWPGNVRELENVIERGVVLSSGPVITSDLLPGHLTGRSYSSSLLEQNGDASLFDILEDIERRIIIDKLERCHWNQTDTSEQFRIPLSTLNQKIKRLNIEIKKRIKD; this comes from the coding sequence ATGCCTGAAGCGACCCTGACTGTTCCCGACATAAACAATGGCCCCCAGGATGAGTTGAAGAACGGGTCCGGGTCTTCCGCGGCAGGCGGCTCTACCGCCCAGCGCATCCTCATCATCGATGATGAAGCCGGCATTCGGGAGTCTCTCGAGACCTTGCTGGGGCTGGAAGGCTATACCGTCGATACCGCCAACGATGGCGAAGCTGGACTGAATACGATCGGCCAGCGCTCCTACGATCTCGTCCTCCTCGATCTGGCCCTGCCCGGTCAGAATGGAATCGAGATCCTCGGCCACATTCGGGAGCGTTACCCGGATCTGCCGGTCATCATGATCACCGCCTACGGTACGGTAAACAACGTCGTGGACGCGATTCGGGCCGGCGCGCAGAACTTCGTCCAGAAGCCATGGGACAACGAGAAGTTGCTCGCCGACATTCGGGCGGCGATCGCCCGGTATCGCGCCGAAGAAGAAAACATCCAGTTAAAGCGCGCCCTCAAGCAGCGCTACAACTTCGAAAATATCGTCGGCAAAAGCGAATCTATGCGGACGATCTTCGACCTGGTTGCCCAGGTGGCGCCCAGCCGCTCAACCATCCTGATCCTAGGCGAGAGCGGCACCGGCAAGGAACTCATCGCCAAGGCCATTCATGCCAACTCCCCCCGCCGGGATAAGAACTTCGTTCCCGTCAACACCGGTTCGATGCCAACCGACCTGCTCGAATCGACTCTGTTTGGACATGTGAAGGGCGCCTTCACCTCCGCCATCGCGGCGAAAAAGGGATATTTCGAGATCGCGAACGGCGGGACGCTCTTCCTGGATGAGATCGGGAATATGAGTATGGACACTCAGGCGAAGATCCTGCGGGTGATCCAGGACAAACGCTTTATGCATCTGGGAGGGGTCCACGAAATTCAGGTTGACGTGCGCATCATCGCCGCCACCAACGTCGACCTCCGCCAGGCAGTCCGGGACGGCAAGTTCCGCGAAGACCTCTACTACCGCTTGAATGTCATCTCGATCGATCTGCCGCCCTTGCGTGCCCGGCGAGAGGATATTCCCTTATTAGCCGCGCATTTCCTCAAGCGCTTCTCCGAGGAAAACGAGCTGCCCCTCCGCACTCTCGCCCCCGATGCAATCCGCGCCCTGCTCGACTACGATTGGCCCGGGAACGTCCGCGAACTGGAGAATGTCATTGAGCGCGGCGTGGTGCTCTCCTCCGGACCAGTGATCACCTCGGACCTGCTTCCGGGGCACCTCACCGGCCGGAGCTACTCTTCCAGCCTGCTTGAGCAAAACGGCGATGCCTCCCTGTTCGACATCCTGGAAGACATCGAACGCCGCATCATCATCGACAAGCTGGAACGCTGCCACTGGAACCAAACCGATACATCCGAGCAGTTCCGTATTCCTCTGTCCACGCTGAATCAGAAGATCAAGCGTCTGAACATCGAAATTAAGAAGCGGATCAAGGACTAG
- a CDS encoding ATP-binding protein: MQKSFQIRVSVVLLAFFTLSAVICACFNFYQEAQEQTPFDGVTWFEAAGGLRAHRVFSGGPGERAGIKPGDLLVEANGHPTPHVASLERQMFHTKPYGTATYTVIRDGYRVELAVILEAADRSLNQGFRFIALVYLGIGLYVLFRRWTAPRSTHFYIFCLASFVLYSFKYSDRFTDFDWVIYWGNVLATALQPALFLHFALAFPEDKRLDKNRRWLIALTYVPAVAIVGLRITAINLWSATALLDDRLNKFAYAYLATCWVLASGVFYISYRRTDMPLRRQQLKWLTRGTVLAIAPFTLLYIIPYLTDIPVPALFGKLAAISLVVLPLTFSWAIIRYRLMDVDLIFKRGVTYTLATAAVVGLYFLLVSIAGEFVHNKLPAFGSWGLIAAIILASQLFDPLKRAIQGRIDKVFDRKRYDYRQTLIEFGRGLSSETDLAALLNSIVDRLSRTLLVTQVAVFLADESGAYTLTAARGLPPSLAGQDRELDLGFLDFDQPGSGSHIFLENTQQALNLPEPQRRTVAALDLNYYLPCRLQQRTIAVIGLGRTADADFLSSEDVEVLESLASYIGIALQNARLYASLEQKASEYERLKEFNENIVESINVGILAVDLEERIESWNAQMEVLYALPRAEALGKFLSDVFPESFVTEFHRAKGEEGTVQGVHNLYKFRIETRAGEQRTANIAIAPLVSRNFATVGRIVLVDDITDRVELETQLTQAEKLSSIGLLAAGVAHEVNTPLAVISSYAQMLAKQVRGDERVGPLLDKITQQTFRASEIVNGLLNFSRTSGTAFTEININTVIQDTLNLLEHQFKTSNVRLESALDGSLPTILGNPGKLQQVFLNLFLNAKDAMAGGGTLRVATEVNGHISVSISDTGSGISPEHVKRIYDPFFTTKSAPREGQRRGTGLGLAVTYGIIQEHAGKIDVQSQAGRGTTFYLEFPLVRKPVNA; encoded by the coding sequence ATGCAGAAGTCCTTTCAAATCCGGGTCTCTGTCGTCCTGCTGGCGTTCTTCACCTTGTCAGCGGTCATTTGTGCGTGTTTCAACTTTTATCAGGAAGCCCAGGAGCAGACTCCCTTCGATGGAGTCACATGGTTTGAGGCCGCAGGAGGTTTACGGGCTCACCGGGTCTTTTCAGGTGGACCTGGAGAGCGAGCGGGGATCAAGCCCGGCGACCTGCTGGTCGAGGCCAACGGTCATCCCACGCCGCACGTTGCCAGCCTGGAACGGCAGATGTTCCACACCAAGCCTTATGGAACTGCCACCTATACGGTGATCCGGGATGGGTACCGGGTCGAGCTGGCAGTCATCCTCGAGGCCGCTGACCGCAGCTTAAATCAGGGTTTTCGGTTTATCGCCCTGGTCTATCTGGGAATTGGCCTTTATGTCTTGTTTCGACGCTGGACCGCCCCGCGTTCGACTCACTTCTATATCTTTTGCCTCGCCTCGTTTGTTCTGTACTCGTTTAAATACAGCGACCGCTTTACCGACTTTGACTGGGTCATCTATTGGGGCAATGTGCTGGCGACGGCGCTGCAACCGGCGCTTTTTCTTCACTTTGCGCTTGCATTTCCCGAGGACAAGCGGCTCGACAAAAACCGCCGCTGGCTGATCGCGCTCACCTATGTTCCGGCGGTGGCGATTGTCGGTCTGCGGATCACCGCGATCAACCTCTGGTCGGCGACGGCGCTTCTCGATGACCGCTTGAACAAGTTCGCCTACGCTTATCTGGCCACTTGCTGGGTCTTAGCGAGCGGCGTTTTCTATATAAGTTACCGGCGAACTGACATGCCGCTGCGCCGTCAGCAGTTGAAGTGGCTGACCCGCGGGACGGTCCTGGCGATTGCGCCGTTCACCCTGCTTTACATCATTCCTTATCTCACCGACATCCCCGTTCCTGCCCTTTTTGGGAAGCTGGCGGCCATTTCGCTGGTGGTCCTGCCGCTGACCTTTAGCTGGGCGATCATCCGCTACCGGCTGATGGATGTCGATTTGATCTTCAAACGTGGCGTCACCTATACGCTGGCGACGGCTGCTGTGGTCGGCCTGTATTTCCTGCTGGTCTCCATCGCCGGCGAGTTCGTCCACAACAAGCTGCCGGCGTTTGGCTCCTGGGGCCTGATTGCGGCAATCATCCTAGCGTCGCAGCTCTTCGATCCGCTCAAGCGCGCCATCCAGGGACGGATCGACAAGGTATTCGACCGCAAGCGGTATGACTACCGCCAGACGCTGATCGAGTTTGGCCGCGGCTTGAGCTCTGAGACCGATCTGGCCGCGCTTTTGAACTCGATCGTCGACCGGCTCTCCCGCACCTTGCTGGTCACCCAGGTCGCCGTCTTTTTGGCCGACGAGTCCGGCGCCTATACACTGACCGCTGCGCGGGGATTGCCCCCATCCTTGGCAGGGCAAGATCGGGAACTCGACCTTGGTTTCCTGGATTTCGATCAGCCCGGCTCCGGTTCTCACATCTTCCTCGAGAATACCCAGCAGGCGCTGAATCTTCCCGAGCCGCAACGCCGGACAGTAGCAGCGCTGGACCTGAATTACTACCTTCCCTGCCGGCTCCAGCAGCGAACCATCGCCGTCATCGGCCTCGGCCGGACCGCCGATGCGGATTTCTTGTCGAGCGAAGATGTCGAGGTCCTGGAATCCCTGGCGAGCTACATCGGCATCGCTCTCCAGAATGCCCGCCTCTACGCAAGTCTCGAACAGAAGGCCTCCGAATACGAGCGGCTCAAGGAGTTTAACGAAAATATCGTAGAGTCGATCAATGTCGGTATCCTGGCCGTCGACCTTGAAGAGCGGATTGAGAGCTGGAACGCACAGATGGAAGTGCTCTACGCCCTGCCTCGAGCCGAAGCGCTGGGTAAGTTCCTGAGCGACGTCTTTCCGGAGTCCTTTGTGACCGAATTCCACCGCGCCAAAGGCGAAGAGGGAACGGTCCAGGGGGTCCACAACCTTTACAAGTTCCGGATCGAGACCCGGGCGGGAGAGCAGCGCACCGCCAATATCGCTATCGCCCCGCTCGTCTCACGCAACTTCGCGACCGTCGGCCGGATCGTTCTGGTGGACGACATCACCGACCGGGTCGAATTGGAAACCCAGTTGACCCAGGCGGAGAAGTTGTCTTCGATCGGGTTGTTGGCTGCGGGCGTCGCTCATGAGGTGAATACCCCCCTGGCGGTGATCTCGTCCTACGCACAAATGCTGGCCAAGCAGGTGCGGGGCGACGAGCGAGTCGGTCCGCTTCTCGATAAAATTACTCAACAGACCTTCCGCGCGTCAGAAATCGTCAACGGACTGCTCAACTTCTCCAGGACCAGCGGCACTGCCTTTACGGAGATCAACATCAACACCGTGATCCAAGACACGCTGAACCTGCTCGAGCACCAATTCAAAACATCCAATGTACGTCTGGAGTCAGCGCTTGACGGTTCTTTGCCGACCATCCTCGGCAACCCCGGCAAATTGCAGCAGGTCTTTCTCAACCTCTTCCTGAACGCCAAGGACGCCATGGCCGGCGGCGGTACGCTGCGGGTCGCCACCGAGGTGAACGGCCACATTAGCGTATCGATCTCCGATACCGGTTCAGGCATCTCTCCCGAGCACGTGAAGCGGATCTACGATCCCTTTTTCACCACCAAAAGTGCGCCTCGAGAAGGCCAGCGACGCGGCACCGGGCTGGGACTGGCGGTCACGTACGGCATCATACAAGAGCATGCCGGAAAGATCGACGTCCAGAGCCAGGCCGGGCGCGGAACGACGTTCTATCTAGAATTTCCATTAGTAAGGAAACCAGTAAATGCCTGA